The Cyanobacteriota bacterium DNA window CAGAAATAATGACGTAGGTAGCAGTTTGGGGCAACACATGGCGCAAGATGATGTATAGTGGACGACCACCCATCGCTTGAGCAGCCTGAACATATTCTCGCTCTTTGATGGAGAGGACTTGCCCTCGAATTACCCGTGCTAACCCCGCCCAACTCACAAAGGACGTAATTACGACAATCAGTAAGAAGCGCTGACTGCTAGAGAGGCCAGTGGGCAAGATGGCAGCTAGGGTAATGAGCAGATAAAGCGTAGGGAGCGTCAACAAGACTTCAACTATGCGCATCAGCACAGCGTCAACCCATCCCCCAAAATAGCCAGCTACCCCACCAACCAGCATCCCCAAGGGAAATGAAATCGCCACACCGACTAGGCCAACGAATAGGCTAATGCGTCCACCATGCACAAGGCGGCTAAATTGATCTCGCCCTTGCTCGTCAGTACCCAACAGGTTGAGGTGCCCAGGGCCGATCGTCCCAAATAAATGCCCGTTAACAAACAACCGAATGGGGGACGGTTGACTAAAATCAACTAGCAGCGGGCGATCGCCAGTTTCCAAGTCGATCGCACCTTGACTGACGGGATACACATGCGGCCCCATCCATTGCCCTGCTGGAGTTCGCCAGTAAATCGTAGTAGGAGGCAGCAGAGGAGCAGCCTGAGATTCTGTCGGGCTGTAGGGTGCCACCCAGTCAGCAAAAATAGCAACCAAATAGAATGCCAATAATAACGCGGCACCCCATCGGGCAAGGGGGTTATTACGAAGCCGCTTCCACCAGTTCATTGCTGCTCTTTACCTGACTATTGTTGCTGTACCGTTCATCGTGCTCAACCATGAACACATTAGAGTACAGGTTAGCAATAATTTGCTGTCCTTGCTGAGTCAGGGATAAATATTGCAGGGCATCCTTGACGTAGGGATATACGCCATGCCAGTAAAACTTAGGATAGTTGCGGCGCAAGTCATCGGGATTACGATAACCCAGATGCTTGTTCACGCCTGTTTCTTCAAACTCGTAGAATAGGGCGCAGATTTTTTTCAAATACCGGGGATCACTGAGCTGACCTATTAGGTCTGAGGCTCGCAACAGCCCTGGATAGTTCACCTTATCTTGGTGATCTTCTTCATTAGGCACAGGAAAGCGAGTGAGTTCAATATTGAACTTAATCTGTTCAGCGTCGATCAAGGGATGTCCACCAAAGCGCTCATCAATGAATAGCTTGGCGCGATCGACATGGTAGGGGGTCAACCCTGCATCTGAGGAGCCTGCTGGCAGCCTGACCATCTCATCGCCGCGTCCAGTAGCATACAGATGCTCATTCATCCGGTCTTGGCGGCACACACCCTTCACATAGCCAATATCATGGCAAACCAGCGAAATAATGAAGTGCAGCCAATCCAGGGCAGAAACACCGCCTTCGCGAATGTGCTTGCCTCGTAGAATCTCCTGGCCTACCAAGGTTACCAAAATAGTGTGCTCGACATTGTGATAAAGGGCATCGCTGTTGGCAATGTTTTCCAACGCCATGCTGCCCGCCCAGCCAATAATTTCTTGATAGTCGCTATGCCAGCCACCATAGGTGCGGTAATAGCCCTGCTTTAACTGATCAACAAAGTGGTCAATCAAAAGTTCTGTGGCGTTGAACATCACAAACCTGCTACTAATCAAAATTTGTGGTAACTGTCTTCAAAAGTCGCAAACTACCCAGTGACAAATTACTGACAGGTTAGCGCCAGCTTGCCATCCCCCTTCCCTTACTGTATTAAAAATTTACCCAGGTAACACAGATCAATAACGACCATCTTTTAGATAACACGAAACGCTAACTCAAGACATCAACTGAACACTACTGAACACTATAGAGATATATAGCGTTCAATGATGGAATTGCGGAAGAGGGGGATCACTCCTACCTCTCCAGACTAGATGAGACACTACATCTCTAGCTGTTTAATCACCGTTTGCACGTCTTTATCACCTCGACCAGAACAGTTGATGACAATCCGAGGACTACCCACTAGTTGAGGACAGAGAGTCTCTAGGTAGGCGATCGCATGAGCTGTTTCCAAGGCAGGAATAATGCCCTCTAGGCGAGAAAGGCGTTGTAACCCCTCCAGGGCTTCTTGATCGGTCACTGCATAGTATTCTGCCCGTTGCGTATCTTTCAAAAAGCTGTGTTCTGGCCCTACTCCTGGGTAGTCCAATCCCGCACTGATGGAATAGGGTTCAATGACTTGTCCATCATCATCCTGAAGCAAGTAGCTCATAGCACCGTGCAGAACCCCAATCCTGCCCTTGGTTAGGGTAGCGGCGTGGTCATTGGTGTCCAGTCCTCGGCCTGCTGCTTCGATGCCAATCATGCGTACTGAGCGATCGGCCATAAACTCATGAAATAGCCCCATGGCATTAGACCCACCCCCTACACAGGCCAACAAAATATCCGGTAACCCACCCCACGCCTCCCAGCATTGTTGGCGTGTTTCTCGCCCAATCACGGCCTGGAAATCGCGCACAATCATTGGGTAAGGATGAGGCCCAGCTACGGATCCCAAAATGTAGTGGGTTGTTTCCACGTTGGTTACCCAATCGCGAATTGCTTCTGAAGTGGCATCCTTTAGGGTTCCTGTCCCTGCTTCCACCGGTCGCACTTCTGCTCCCATCAATCGCATCCGAAACACATTCAGCGCCTGCCGCTCCATATCGTGGATGCCCATGTAGATAATGCAGTTCAACCCAAAGCGAGCACAAACCGTTGCAGTTGCTACACCATGTTGCCCTGCACCCGTCTCGGCAATAATCCGGCGCTTACCCATGCGAGTTGCTAGCAGTACTTGGGCAAGGGCATTGTTGATCTTGTGGGCACCTGTATGATTAAGGTCTTCTCGCTTCAGGTAAATTTGAGGGCCTGTACCATCAGGGCGAGCGTAGTGAGTCGTCATCCGCTCAGCGAAATAAAGTGGACTGGGGCGACCCACATAATTACGTAGTAGCCCATCTAACTCTGCAAGAAACTCTGGGTCACGGCTATAGCGATAAAAGGCTGTTTCCAGCTCTGCCAAGGCGGGCATTAACGTTTCTGGAACGTATTTGCCCCCAAACCGTCCAAAGCGACCTAGGGCATCGGGTTGTTGGGTGTTGGCGGGTTGCCTTAGTGCAGGCGTTGGTTGAGGACGGGGGGTAACAGTCACGGGATCACCATCTAATCAGAACAGTCACAAATTATCCTACAAAATACCTTGAGTGCTGTGCAATTCATCAAGAAAAGGGGGTCAGATTATGAACCCCCTTACCATTTAGACGCTAATTGTCTGGCACGAATTGCTTAACAGCTTAGACTAGCACGTTATTCCCTACGGACAGATTGCTTGCTGTTACAC harbors:
- a CDS encoding ABC transporter permease, with translation MNWWKRLRNNPLARWGAALLLAFYLVAIFADWVAPYSPTESQAAPLLPPTTIYWRTPAGQWMGPHVYPVSQGAIDLETGDRPLLVDFSQPSPIRLFVNGHLFGTIGPGHLNLLGTDEQGRDQFSRLVHGGRISLFVGLVGVAISFPLGMLVGGVAGYFGGWVDAVLMRIVEVLLTLPTLYLLITLAAILPTGLSSSQRFLLIVVITSFVSWAGLARVIRGQVLSIKEREYVQAAQAMGGRPLYIILRHVLPQTATYVIISATLTVPSFILAESVLSLIGLGIQQPDASWGNMLSLATNASVIVLHPWLVAAPAQMIVLTVLAFNLLGDGLRDALDPRSLQR
- a CDS encoding metal-dependent phosphohydrolase gives rise to the protein MFNATELLIDHFVDQLKQGYYRTYGGWHSDYQEIIGWAGSMALENIANSDALYHNVEHTILVTLVGQEILRGKHIREGGVSALDWLHFIISLVCHDIGYVKGVCRQDRMNEHLYATGRGDEMVRLPAGSSDAGLTPYHVDRAKLFIDERFGGHPLIDAEQIKFNIELTRFPVPNEEDHQDKVNYPGLLRASDLIGQLSDPRYLKKICALFYEFEETGVNKHLGYRNPDDLRRNYPKFYWHGVYPYVKDALQYLSLTQQGQQIIANLYSNVFMVEHDERYSNNSQVKSSNELVEAAS
- the trpB gene encoding tryptophan synthase subunit beta, encoding MTVTPRPQPTPALRQPANTQQPDALGRFGRFGGKYVPETLMPALAELETAFYRYSRDPEFLAELDGLLRNYVGRPSPLYFAERMTTHYARPDGTGPQIYLKREDLNHTGAHKINNALAQVLLATRMGKRRIIAETGAGQHGVATATVCARFGLNCIIYMGIHDMERQALNVFRMRLMGAEVRPVEAGTGTLKDATSEAIRDWVTNVETTHYILGSVAGPHPYPMIVRDFQAVIGRETRQQCWEAWGGLPDILLACVGGGSNAMGLFHEFMADRSVRMIGIEAAGRGLDTNDHAATLTKGRIGVLHGAMSYLLQDDDGQVIEPYSISAGLDYPGVGPEHSFLKDTQRAEYYAVTDQEALEGLQRLSRLEGIIPALETAHAIAYLETLCPQLVGSPRIVINCSGRGDKDVQTVIKQLEM